One stretch of Prionailurus viverrinus isolate Anna chromosome C1, UM_Priviv_1.0, whole genome shotgun sequence DNA includes these proteins:
- the PDIK1L gene encoding serine/threonine-protein kinase PDIK1L — MVSSQPKYDLIREVGRGSYGVVYEAVIRKTSARVAVKKIRCHAPENVELALREFWALSSIKSQHPNVIHLEECILQKDGMVQKMSHGSNSSLYLQLVETSLKGEIAFDPRSAYYLWFVMDFCDGGDMNEYLLSRKPNRKTNTSFMLQLSSALAFLHKNQIIHRDLKPDNILISQSRLDTSDLEPTLKVADFGLSKVCSASGQNPEEPVSVNKCFLSTACGTDFYMAPEVWEGHYTAKADIFALGIIIWAMLERITFIDTETKKELLGSYVKQGTEIVPVGEALLENPKMELLIPVKKKSMNGRMKQLIKEMLAANPQDRPDAFELELRLVQIAFKDSSWET, encoded by the exons ATGGTGAGTAGCCAGCCAAAGTACGATCTAATACGGGAGGTAGGCCGAGGCAGTTACGGTGTTGTGTATGAAGCAGTCATCAGAAAGACCTCTGCACGGGTGGCAGTGAAGAAGATTCGATGCCATGCACCTGAAAATGTTGAATTAGCCCTGCGTGAGTTCTGGGCCCTAAGCAGTATCAAGAGCCAACATCCAAATGTGATTCACTTGGAGGAATGCATCTTACAAAAAGATGGGATGGTGCAAAAAATGTCCCATGGCTCTAATTCTTCCCTTTATTTACAG CTTGTAGAGACTTCATTAAAAGGAGAAATTGCCTTTGATCCCAGAAGCGCCTATTACTTGTGGTTTGTGATGGATTTTTGCGACGGCGGAGATATGAATGAGTATCTGTTGTCCAGGAAACCCAATCGTAAAACTAACACCAGCTTTATGCTTCAGCTGAGCAGTGCTCTGGCTTTCTTGCATAAAAACCAGATCATCCACCGAGATCTTAAGCCTGATAACATCCTGATTTCTCAAAGCAGGTTGGATACCAGTGACTTGGAACCCACACTGAAAGTGGCCGATTTTGGTCTCAGTAAAGTTTGTTCAGCCTCTGGGCAGAACCCAGAAGAACCTGTCAGTGTAAACAAGTGTTTCCTTTCCACAGCGTGTGGAACAGATTTCTACATGGCACCTGAAGTGTGGGAGGGACATTACACAGCAAAAGCTGACATCTTTGCTCTGGGGATTATCATCTGGGCAATGCTGGAAAGGATCACATTCATAGacacagagacaaagaaggaactCTTAGGGAGTTATGTAAAACAAGGAACTGAGATTGTGCCCGTTGGAGAGGCGCTTCTGGAAAATCCCAAAATGGAACTTCTCATTCCTGTGAAGAAAAAGTCTATGAATGGGCGAATGAAACAACTGATTAAGGAAATGCTGGCTGCAAACCCTCAGGATCGCCCAGATGCTTTTGAACTAGAACTCAGATTAGTACAAATTGCATTTAAAGATAGCAGCTGGGAAACGTGA